A stretch of DNA from Manihot esculenta cultivar AM560-2 chromosome 7, M.esculenta_v8, whole genome shotgun sequence:
aaagaaaacaaaaaccagtatagaaaagaagaagaaaggcgggcaaggatcagagtgctcaGCAAAAGTGTAGAATAGTTCAGAAaaatagagaagcatgcccattatctactaaATGGTGTAGCTtctaagagaacacggcatagaggccaagtgtGGTAATATAAGTTCAGTTTCGGGGCATGTCCGTATGATTATGAGGTGTCATAAGACGTTTTTGTTTTAAAGTCAGTAGAGCATTGAAGCTATAGGCAAGGCATCTAGTTTTTCTTTAGAGGTATGGCTCCTCTGACTGGGTTGAGTAAAGCGAAGTAACGGTTAGTGTAACCAGACTAGTGTGACTAAAGATGAGAAGagtcaaagaaagagaaaagtcaGTAATCAGATGAAAGAACCAAGTCAGTTGGGtactggaaacagtgagacgcaatcagtgtagagtatagacacagatTCAGCAGTTAAGCGTCAGCAGAGTCAGGAATTGTAGCACCCAGGAGTTTGACTCCAGtaatatctgtgtctcttcgcaGAGGAAAGTGTTAGACTTTCCTTAATTGTTTTTTTTgcatatgtgtttgttgtgtgaacattcgaggacgaatgttcttaaaggggggaagaatgtaatacccggctagctcaggcatcggaattcttaccgtccggtggaattcgaggatgtcggaggtttctagaagggtagagtgaagattttctaaaagatttttaagtattttaatgatttttaaataaaaaggattgagttttgaagagaaaagaccatggggacatttgccaggttcggcccccgaatgttaagttcggccgccgaaagtgcccaatgttcggcccccgaaggttaagttcggcccccgaaagttgcatggttttgcatgcagtttcggcagccgaaactggggtggtcggctaagttgtgcatgctcctcagtccgtgatttggccaggtgttcacctccagatcatgaccagagatgaggccacgtctcccttgactcatctgcaagctttttatcagcttatgcagagggttggtcatttgcaaagggtttgaacgttttggaaaaaaagagagaaaagtgaggttttggtaaagtgtgaagaggagttgctgagttcggtgttcaggttgttcctcttctgatttcaggaggtaagggaagtctttaagtttgttttaatgagttttaacagctttttaaagaggttatggaagcagatgcatgagttgcatgcttaggttagttttgatgagtttatggagaagtttgattatgtgttatgtttgttgttttgttggagtttaagttgttttaagctcctttatgcttgttaaagtgtttatgcatgttttagaggggttaaatgcatgtattgagggctgagcaggtgatggagggactggcaagcgtccttgtgcacgaaactgagttctggatgaactcaggttcggccgccgaaagtccaagttaggccgccgaacatgcctgactttcgtctctggaggagacattcggccgccgaaggtgctgccgaaggtgccctgtccagccttcctttgcttgttttgcatgcatgttttgaggtgttttagaggggttctgggaagttgtttaagagttattaatagtatgtttggtacctcatctgagtcctccattgtaggattggacccgaggaaacgaggtgtttagcagtcttcagagttagagttggtccagagctagttagcccagagttagccaagcagaggctacaggtgagtggaactaacttaatgttttaacttgagaaataacatgtttcagcatgatccatgcatcataaaatgccatgttttatattaggttgtgttgcattagaattcacgaatatgctgcattgcataagatgatatttgtgtggatgaacattgaatgatccctagcccttgatatcagctgagatactatgagatcagatgagatatggcatgagatagccataccaggtcgcccctggatagtccaggtcgctcctggtactatgagttagacagccgggctgtcagatcagagaaaagagaagtccaggtgatggcctaatcgcccctggcacagttggtcatgttatgctatgaattagttaagagaagtccaggtgtggcctagtcgcccctggcacagtcggacatactattatgtatgtagagggctatggtgacaagttcatccttgagatgatatgtttgtgatgtgatgcattccatgagagcatataatGTATGAATTGTtgtactgttcctcctcactgggctctagagctcatcccactcccttaaccccagttttgcaggttctgagattagctgtgagaagtcaaagtcagcaagagtaaagaggaaggagatgcatgaatgtatgtttgtaatagaatagtggacatgatgtaattaaaagattaattgtaATGTATGGATATGTACTGTCAAATACTGGATAGActagtgctttccctagtgttattgctatagtgtgatgtatgatctatccctttgtacatgaatcctgttttacgtttcttgatgagaaatgtgtgagtaggcttaatgtatggctttgatgagataccagtggaatgtgttatagatgaaaagggtttcaatcccttgaaccacagcaggtggtagtccctggtataggccctgagggtcatttcagattgacatatctgagtagcagttgttaagcctacagagttttacaggattgttgagtcgttttgtatcatgtatgggatttatcaggtacacagagagtatagttggctaactacgggtcccggcggccttaagccgatctggatcctagtgccagtgatggttcggaccgttactgaggggtaccggtttccgggtcgttacatgttatgtccaacttgttgccagaagcttagccacgtctcccctggtttatttgctgagtttgagcagctcatgcagagtgttttgatagttcacaaggttttgaatgttttgaagcaaaaagtgagagtttgagagtttgaggagagttggtccgttgtccttagttcagagtgttcatcttcttgttacaggaggtaagtaatgctcttgaacctgtttatgtgttttctgaaggttttatggaagttaagggagagagatgcatgtttaagtgagaagtagtggttttgatgatttatgcatgtatacatgtttctgtgttatgtttgatttgttgtttggggttatgagatagttttggacccctgtgatcatatacttgagtatatgtgtgttgaggagttggagtatatatgttttgagtggttgaagggaaggagaagatggtttgccgttgaagctgagttctggctgaactcaggttcggcaaccgaaggttcattcggccgccgaacctcctgcatggtggcttggctgccacagcttgcccctgagtgtttttgtatgttcggctctgtttgggggattcggccgccgaaggtgccgccgaaggtgcttgagtttcgtctctggagaggacattcggccgccgaatctgccgccgaaagtgttctgtccagcttttcttttgcatgctttgcatgagtttaagagagttagtcataagcttgtttggtccctcatttgagtccatctgtataggtacagaccagaggaaccagagagagcagcagtgagttctgctccagagtttccgagcctgcagagtcagtcagtccagagagctagaggtgagtggaactaaactgaattcctttccttgcacaatggaatgttttaacatatctcatgcatcatgattatgccataggttgagtgcattagtaaccacgaatatgttgcattgcatagttctttgttgatgtggttaaatgctgaatgatcccatagtcacagacaggaagtccaggagcctttgactacgccctggcaggtatagcaaagtccaggagcctttgactacgccctggcaatggtaagtatagaggtgttatatacacatatatatatatgacaggaagaccaggtgctcgattctacgccctggcacaaagctactgggactatgtggtgacaagtttactcttgatgtggcttgtttgtgttatgacgcattccatgagatcatgttttcctgagatgttttactgttctactcactgggctatagagctcatcccactcccttaaccccagttttgcaggttcagtgtacagtgtacagggacagttcagcagagtacaggaagagtaaagagatttgtaatagcttagagtggacatgtaatattaacatagttgtgtatacagttagaaatgtgcttgacctagtgatgtatattttgtacatgatctgtatatgtatatatgttttcctgtatgtgaaaaccaggcttaacaggtatgagttaacccatctagagcaagctctagtcagggatacagagtacagagtacatgagtatagagtacagagctagtgcatgcacaggttaagccttgggtcagaaaagagttgtcattttcacagaaaatgtatgatcatgtatgaggattacaggtacacagagagtagagcaggcttgctacgggttctggcggccttaagccgacctgaatcctagcgccggtgacggtccaatttggggtcgttacacccttactggagctctcatcaaatgctccagttgggtcaacatctcatatgtcaagcctggttcaacatatctcatcattaaaacattcacataaagatcatgtacaacagggatttacaataaacattagggccaagcacaatactaatcctcattacattacatgtccactacaacTATATTACATGACATATCTATTACCCTTGCTGATTTcctgctatctctgaccctgcaaacctggggttaggggaaaagggtgagctacaaaagtccagtgagcagaacagtaaaaacggttcattaaacatatgctttcatgaaatgcatcacatcacaaacaattcacatcaaggatggacttgttaccaatggccctctacataatccaatgtgcccggcccacaacgggagctcctcaggactttcgcttaatatatcataatataacatatccaactatgccaggggcgtagaatgggcctcgacctggactttctcttactctatgccaggggcatagaatgggcctcgacctggactttcataccatatcatatcatatcatatcatatcaagggccaatgggtcatccaacatccatccacatcaacatcatattatgcaatgcgtcatattcgtgaattctaatgcgatACACCCTATTAcgtacatggcattcatgatgcatgaacatgcttaaaagtttaattgctttgaaataaaaagagttgtgctctactcacctttggctgataCTCAACTGACTttggagcagctaactcactgctgatcacctcggttcctcaggttcggtcgtacacaggtggactcaaatgagggaccaaacatactctataaggactctaaacatccccccaaaaaccccttaaaacaccataaaacatacatgcaaaacaagcaaggGAAGGTTGGGCATGGGACTTTCAAcggcagcttcggcggccgaaggttcctacagatctgaaagtcaggcacttttgggggcagggttcggcagccgaaagtcttccacagatccgaaagtcaggcactttcgggggcaggttcggcggttgaAACTCCCtaacagatccgaaagtccaagccttcgggggcaggttaggcggccaaagggtTGCCTCCTCtaatgcttcggcggccgaacctggtccctcCAGAATGGCAGACCCGAATTTGTCTCAAACGTTCAGCCTCTAAAACTTCccaaaaacctcacatgctctcctccatacatgcatactcactcccacatgcataaggggcctgaaaactagcctaaaccccaacacaaacaataaGAGAGCATACATTTATCATCAAGCACaacataaccctaacatttagatctattctaaacatgcatcaaaaccctcaaccccttcataaaacttattcaaaacatgaacaaaggtatggatctacacttatctcttgaagatcaagggtaGGCGtgaccaaacttggagattagaAGAAAGGGTCTCCagaggtctccaaacttcaaaacttcggttttgagcttaaaaacttcaaaacaagataaaagcttgtcaaaaacttgatttgaaggaaatcataaaatcaaccaaaggagggcgaaatctcacctatgcccgaaaatagagagagaaaactcgcccattttcggacaaggggccctttataggtggctagccagaccaccttcgggagcCAAAGGTGCTCCTGCAAGAgagccatgtttggcggccgaacatgaggttcagcggccgaacctgggctcttcctccatggtgttttctttcaaaactcaattttctttcttcattaaaaccataaaagcattaaaaacattttatgaaaaccttattttacccttctagaagactcCGATGTCCGAGAAATTTCAGATTCCAatagagattccgccggaagataggaattccgatgccggggtctagccgggtattacattctccccccctacgaacattcatccccgaatgttcaacaaacaaacacatgcatagcataacataaacacataacacacataaacactaaccttacaagagataagggtattgttggagcatggactcccgtgtctcccaggtgcactcttccatattgtggtgattccaaaggactttcaccatcgggatttccttgttcctcagctttctgatctgcgtgtctaggatccgcactggctgctcaacatatgtgaaatctcctaggatctccacatctggctcattaagaaccttgttcggatctgacacgaactttcataGCATGGAAACATGGAGAACCGGATGTATTCCCTCCATTGAAGCAAggaagtccaacttgtacgatacattcccaatattctgcaagatttcaaagggtccgatgtaccgtggagctagcttacctttctttcccaaaacgaatcacccctttcgtAGGAGataccttgagcaacaccatatctccctcctgaaactccatatgcttcctgcggacatctgctgtaacgaccccaaaatggaccgtcaccggcgctaggattcaggtcggcttaaggccgccagaacccgtagcaagcctgctatactctctgtgtacctgtaaacctcatacatgatcatacattttctgtgaaaataaaactctttgctgaaccaaggcttaacctgtgcatgcactatctctgtactctgtactcatgtactctgtactctgtatccttgactagagcttgctctagatgggttaactcatacctgttaagcctggttttcacatacaggaaaacatatatacatatacagatcatgtacaatacatacattactaggtctaggtcaagcaacaactattacatctctttaatattacatgtccactctaagctattacagatctctttactcttcctgtactctgctggactgtccctgtacactgtagtgtacctgcaaaactggggttaagggagtgggatgagctctatagcccagtgagtagaacagtaaaacatctcagtaaaatatgatctcatggaatgcaccatatcacagacaagccacatcaagagtgtaacagcccggaaaccggtaccctctttgtaacggcccaaactgctcggcactaggatccagatcggcttaaggccgccgggacccgtagtaagcctgctatgaactctgtgtacctgttaaaatcccatacatgatccgactggactattactttttaaaacttgtctttaaaactaccagacttaacctttaaaacactgtcctataggtccaaccatatgaaccaaatgctcagatatactaatctgaactagccctctggctatctataatacaccagtgatgctttaccaagtaacctccataccctatgcgctctgcagcatagaacccactctgtaagggtcagcatatcataagttaacttggttaccatagagtcacaggaatcaaacctggtcttctctagtggtctactctgtggatcacaggaatcaaacctggtctttcctattgcactggtcttgggtcaaaggaagtaatccctgtcttccctcacagttataattcactgggttttcgaaacacaacatgttattaagcctggtttgactcattgctcatcattaaactgaaaacaggatacatgcatagacaagggataaaacatactatagacaataggcaaaagcacattctaatacatttataccttaactgactaactattacatcactttacatatatccttttacatacatcatgtccacactatgctatacacaaacatactgaagccaacactctgatgcttctgacttcccagctaaccctgtacctgcaaaactgggattaagggaaagggatgagcttctaaagcccagtgagtagaaacattgaaaacagttcattcatacgcactatatatgaaaatgcatcacaacacaagcatctcaatatatcttggattagacatgaccccaaaactccctcgacgggctattgaagtcgccttggtccaatccccactaaggtagacatgaccccaaaaataccctctgtcaacactggccccccaaaggagctacacagggcattccaacaagtaattgcccaactgacctgacacaatgacaggagccgaagcttaggctattggagtcgcctgggtccacctaatctctgatcacataatatgcaatgcttcacattcgtgattctaatgcaatcaccctaatacatatcatagcattcatgatgcatgaactatgctaaagcattatgtttctttaataaaagattaagtttagttctactcacctctagccaatgcttggctaaccctgggctaactctgcaaactctgaagcaacactcactgctgctctctctggttcctctgttctgtgcctacacagatggactcaagtgagggaccaacatactctaacatacctctaaacatctccccttaagaccccttaaaacacctcaaaacatgcatgcaaaacaagcaaaggaaagctggacagggcaccttcggcagcaccttcggcggccgaatgtttcctccagagacgaaagtcaggcatgttcggcggcctaacttggactttcgggggccgaacctgggttcatccagaactcagtttcgtgcacaagaacgcctgccatccgaacttcaaccctccaaacatgcatccaacctctccaaacatactctaaacacttaatcatgcatataggagtcttaaacacattaaaactccaacaaataacacacaacaaccacaaacaaagcataggatccatacaccctaatatgcacaactcatgcatacacatgcacaactcccctttcccctcatcaaactcatttaaaacataattaaaaccaaggattcacacttacctattgaagaacaaaggctggcgtgactcctaacttgaagagatggagattcaagcttcacaagctcctaaactccacaacttctcaaaactccctttaactcacttaaaacctacttttctttgaaagatttgatgtaaaactatggaagatcattgagagaaaagcatgagcaagttcctgaaccaaaggagagcctaAGCACCTCCTTAGTCGGCCAAAAGCACCTTTAAAAGTGCACCACCGCTTCACATTGGGTGGCCAAAGCTCcatgcaacacctcaccactttagggggccgaaccttaagtttagggggccgaacgtggggtactttcggcagccgaactttaactttagggggccgaaagtgggaaaatcttccttagccttttctcttaaaaactcatttccttttcaaatcaaaaacttaaaacatatcaaaacattttagaaaaccttcactctacccttcagggaaactctgacattcaaaattccaccggacggtaggaactccgatgtctgaactagccgggtattacaatcttccccccttacaaaacattcgtcctcgaatgttaaaaacaaacagaTAAGCAAGTAAAGCCTATCACTTCTCTCTAAAGAGAGAATCTATACCTCTATTCTCCTGATCTGAGTTTATACTCATAACCTTTTTctgaactccacagctttcgctgcgctactctgatctttattcttcttttctttctcttaactaaactaatctctttGTGAAAACTCTCACTTTTAATTCTTAACAGATACAAATCTGTAATGATACCAATCCGTAATCACACTGGAATCACAACCAGTTTCCACTAACAgttccaatagatcatcaatcttttcTACCAATCTGTATTACCAACCTTGTAAtactgatccttgcccgcctttcttcttctttactaaaCTGACTtaatctctaactctcaacaggtaTTGCTCCAATCTGTACTCTgatcataccaatctgtaatccaATCTTCTTTGATTAGAATAGTTAGTAGATCAATCAATCCTATCTAGGAACACCTGTAATTGCTTAGTAGTGACCCTGTTAACTGTAGACAGTTATAACAAAATCTCAAGAGTCtatccttcgttttccacaacaacactggaatcttccagggtgaggtactaagtcagatacacCCTTTATCCACTAAGCTCTCTTATACTTTTCTGACTCTTCtgaactctctctttctctgcaggtgccatcctgtagggtagaaggaaagaaatgattcTGCGGCCGGATATCATTCTCATTCCAACCTCTAATTctctaacagatggtaaacctgacagatcatctgggaaacatctagaactctcTCTCTAGTAAAGggtactgaggctgattccctgtcctgacaaacttgctcacaagagttagaaccctctgacaacttttcctgtATAACGATGAGCCTGCGGGACTGAtatcaacttctaggcatctaTACTGTACTCTATTCCTCTATACTCTGTCCTTTTTAAGGACTAACTATTGATCCATCCTGAGctctaaactctcctaccttgtctctgcggacacaggtagtactatgagtagctagccaatccgccctaggttgacatcatcagtcacccctagaaccataaggtcagctggatcgcatcgcCTACTCTGTATAAACTCTGAActaaactgactgactctgcatcagatggatcataTTCAGGTCGACTGACCCTGagaaaaacactctaagcccagaagtcatcaaatccACTCTATCAATGGCTCATAAACAACAAGGAAAGTGAAACACTGGGTCcaaaacaaacagcatacacatctgaacacttcCAAGTGAACGCATCTGACGTCACCATGtatgatgtgtttgcctcctactgagtcagggtgcagatccaagctaaagctaatggaacttccctcgggaatttaCTGAAGAAAAGGCTCTCCCTTCTTCCTCAGCCTCACcaccatctaatcccagactaactctagtctctttctgaacttaccttccttttcttttcctcttactCTGACCCATCTTATCCTTCTACTTATTCATACTTACTGTTACTCTTTTTACTTCTTGTTCTATTTTCTGCCTTATTTACTCTTATTCTTCTTGAGAAATCAATTCTCACTATGCCTAGGTTTATGAAAACCTGAGATCCTAACATCTCATAATAActctctctttaactcttctttGAAATTCTATCTATTTATCTTTTACTTCGATTACAACAAAAGACATCCTACCAGAATCCTCaaaacacatcagaacattcataACAAAATGAACATACCTGGCACTACTGGGTCTGATGTGGCTGCCTCCTGTTGAACAACTCTACTTAAAAATGTCCGCTGAGACTGAGCTATCCAAGGTGCAGTACGACACTCACGAACTacatgtccctcctgaccacacctaaaacatgctgttgtccctgcaagacaaactcccttatgcagcCTTCCACACCTCTCACATCTAAAGCTATCCCTATTAGAACTCGAACCCAACCCTGACtttaacttattccaaaactccctcttctttgaccctttaaggCCTCTGACTTTCTTTTTCCCCCTTTTAGCAGCTGTACTCAAAATAGAGGGgtcaacttctcctgaactaGAGATCCTGGCATCCTTATTCTGGGTATCATCTACAGACTCTTCGTCCATATTCACTTGCACTCCTAtatcctttctttgcacatctaaTTCTATCTCTCTCCTTACATCCATTCTTTCCCTGTTTTCCTCAAAAGATCCTTCAGATGGGTCTGATTCCACAGAATAACTAGCTCCACTCATCCTAGTTCTCCTGAAtaacaacacatcaagaaacaaacattagcacacatgttcatatgaaaacacatgaatttacaatatatacatgcattacatagcataacattaataagCATGAGTAttccacatcagcatgcaaaacaacttcctatcttagtggacatgattttacttattgtgtTTTGCCTTACTATGACCTctagaccaacctctttccgatgtaaaACATCGTACTAATGAGGAAcctctgctctgataccaactgtaacagcccggaaaccggtaccctctttgtaacggcccaaactgctcggcactaggatccagatcggcttaaggccgccgggacccgtagtaagcctgctatgaactctgtgtacctgttaaaatcccatacatgatccgactggactattactttttaaaacttgtctttaaaactaccagacttaacctttaaaacactgtcctataggtccaaccatatgaaccaaatgctcagatatactaatctgaactagccctctggctatctataatacaccagtgatgctttaccaagtaacctccataccctatgcgctctgcagcatagaacccactctgtaagggtcagcatatcataagttaacttggttaccatagagtcacaggaatcaaacctggtcttctctagtggtctactctgtggatcacaggaatcaaacctggtctttcctattgcactggtcttgggtcaaaggaagtaatccc
This window harbors:
- the LOC122724090 gene encoding uncharacterized protein LOC122724090, with product MSGASYSVESDPSEGSFEENRERMDVRREIELDVQRKDIGVQVNMDEESVDDTQNKDARISSSGEVDPSILSTAAKRGKKKVRGLKGSKKREFWNKLKSGLGSSSNRDSFRCERCGRLHKGVCLAGTTACFRCGQEGHVVRECRTAPWIAQSQRTFLSRVVQQEAATSDPVVPGTEQRNQREQQ